A single genomic interval of Amycolatopsis albispora harbors:
- a CDS encoding tartrate dehydrogenase — MGAMKTFRIAAVPADGVGREVVAAGREVLDALASAGDFAFDWAEFDWGCDYYQRTGRMMAEDGLDQLKAFDAVYFGAVGWPSVPDHVSLWGLRLAVCQGFDQWANVRPVRFLPGVTSPLRKADHVPLDWVVVRENSEGEYAGLGGRNLAARGPGSEVAVQSSLFTEAGCERIIRYAFELAATRERKHVTSVTKSNAQQFGMVLWDDVFRRVAAEYPHVDSDSCLVDAMAARFVLRPEELSVVVASNLHADILSDLGSALAGSLGLAASANLNPERRFPSMFEPVHGSAPDIAGQGIANPIGAIGSAALMLDHLGLPDEAARLERAIEATTAAGVLPRDLGGTASTKEIALAVIDSLG; from the coding sequence ATGGGCGCCATGAAGACCTTCCGCATCGCCGCAGTGCCCGCCGACGGGGTCGGCCGCGAAGTGGTCGCCGCCGGTCGTGAGGTGCTCGACGCGCTCGCCTCGGCCGGTGACTTCGCCTTCGACTGGGCGGAATTCGACTGGGGTTGTGACTACTACCAGCGCACCGGCCGGATGATGGCCGAGGACGGGCTCGACCAGCTCAAGGCCTTCGACGCGGTGTACTTCGGCGCGGTCGGCTGGCCCTCGGTGCCCGACCACGTCAGCCTCTGGGGCCTGCGCCTGGCCGTCTGCCAGGGCTTCGACCAGTGGGCGAACGTGCGGCCGGTGCGCTTCCTGCCCGGGGTGACCAGCCCGCTGCGCAAGGCGGACCACGTGCCGCTCGACTGGGTCGTGGTCCGGGAGAACAGCGAAGGCGAGTACGCCGGGCTCGGCGGCCGCAACCTGGCCGCGCGCGGACCCGGCAGCGAGGTCGCCGTCCAGTCCTCGCTGTTCACCGAAGCCGGCTGCGAGCGGATCATTCGCTACGCCTTCGAGCTGGCCGCCACCCGTGAACGCAAGCACGTGACCAGCGTGACCAAGAGCAACGCGCAGCAGTTCGGCATGGTGCTGTGGGACGACGTGTTCCGCCGCGTCGCCGCCGAGTACCCGCACGTGGACAGCGACAGCTGCCTGGTCGACGCCATGGCCGCGCGGTTCGTGCTGCGGCCGGAGGAGTTGTCCGTGGTGGTCGCCTCCAACCTGCACGCGGACATCCTGTCCGACCTCGGCAGCGCGCTCGCCGGCAGTCTCGGCCTGGCGGCCAGCGCGAACCTCAACCCGGAACGCCGCTTCCCGAGCATGTTCGAGCCGGTGCACGGCTCGGCACCGGACATCGCCGGGCAGGGGATCGCCAACCCGATCGGCGCGATCGGCAGCGCGGCCCTGATGCTCGACCACCTCGGCCTGCCTGATGAAGCGGCGAGGCTGGAGCGCGCGATCGAGGCGACCACCGCGGCCGGGGTGCTGCCGCGGGACCTCGGCGGCACGGCGAGCACCAAGGAAATTGCTTTGGCGGTGATCGACTCCCTCGGGTAG
- a CDS encoding RidA family protein has product MSILRTNPPALHSTPGYHHLTITEPARFAFLAGQCPLDADGVTVEGGLLAQVDQVVANTLTALEAAGASPADVVRTVIYVATTSADELSAVWDRLNASALAEAFTTASTLTGVTVLGYPGQLVELDVTAALGTAPAR; this is encoded by the coding sequence GTGAGCATCCTCCGGACAAATCCCCCTGCCCTGCACAGCACGCCCGGTTACCACCACCTGACCATCACCGAACCCGCCCGGTTCGCCTTCCTCGCCGGGCAGTGCCCGCTCGACGCCGACGGCGTCACCGTCGAAGGCGGCCTGCTCGCCCAGGTCGACCAGGTGGTGGCCAACACGCTCACCGCACTCGAGGCCGCGGGCGCGAGCCCCGCCGACGTGGTCCGCACCGTGATCTACGTGGCCACCACCTCGGCCGACGAGCTGTCTGCGGTCTGGGACCGGCTCAACGCTTCCGCGCTCGCCGAGGCCTTCACCACCGCGAGCACCCTGACCGGGGTCACCGTGCTCGGCTACCCCGGGCAGCTCGTCGAGCTGGACGTCACCGCGGCTTTGGGAACAGCCCCCGCGCGATGA
- a CDS encoding acyl-CoA dehydrogenase family protein — MGDLLSRAEQVGEELRALAREDGRVNRPLVRALAEHGLLDLVFVRDAVGYRPVTAMVLCLLREGLARHCTEAETAFAVQGLGSYPILSAGGPDLVDEWIPRVAAGEAVAAFALTEPGAGSDVASLALRATPDGSGYRLNGEKVYISNAPEADVYSVFARTGDAGSRGITAFCVPGSTPGLSGEPIPLLSPHPIGRLVFNNVFVPRTHVLGQVGGGMRVAMGTLNLFRPSVGAFAVGMGQAALDAAVAYAGAREAFGQRLHEFQAVSHSLAEVATRLKAARLLVHDAAAAYDEGRSEVASAAAMAKLFATETAQYAVDTAIQVHGARALERGHLLEHLYREVRAPRIYEGASEVQREIIARGLFPKPR; from the coding sequence ATGGGTGACCTCCTGTCCCGCGCCGAGCAGGTCGGCGAGGAACTGCGTGCGCTGGCCCGCGAGGACGGCCGGGTCAACCGGCCGCTGGTGCGCGCGCTGGCCGAACACGGCCTGCTGGACCTGGTGTTCGTGCGCGACGCCGTGGGCTACCGGCCGGTGACCGCGATGGTGCTGTGCCTGCTGCGCGAGGGTCTGGCCCGGCACTGCACCGAGGCCGAGACCGCGTTCGCGGTGCAGGGGCTGGGTTCCTACCCGATCCTGTCGGCGGGCGGGCCGGACCTGGTCGACGAGTGGATTCCCCGCGTCGCCGCCGGTGAGGCCGTCGCCGCGTTCGCGCTGACCGAGCCGGGCGCCGGGTCCGACGTGGCCTCGCTGGCGTTGCGCGCGACCCCGGACGGCAGCGGCTACCGGCTCAACGGTGAGAAGGTCTACATCTCGAACGCACCGGAGGCCGACGTCTATTCGGTGTTCGCGCGCACCGGGGACGCCGGGTCGCGCGGCATCACCGCGTTCTGCGTGCCCGGCTCCACTCCCGGGCTGAGCGGCGAGCCGATCCCGCTGCTGTCACCGCACCCGATCGGGCGGCTGGTGTTCAACAACGTCTTCGTGCCACGAACGCACGTGCTCGGCCAGGTCGGCGGCGGGATGCGCGTGGCGATGGGCACGCTGAACCTGTTCCGGCCCAGCGTCGGCGCCTTCGCGGTGGGCATGGGCCAGGCCGCCCTCGACGCGGCCGTCGCCTACGCCGGTGCACGCGAGGCCTTCGGGCAGCGGCTGCACGAGTTCCAGGCGGTCTCGCACTCGCTGGCCGAGGTCGCGACCCGGCTCAAGGCGGCCCGCCTGCTGGTCCACGACGCGGCCGCCGCCTACGACGAAGGCCGCTCCGAGGTCGCGTCGGCGGCCGCGATGGCCAAGCTGTTCGCCACCGAGACCGCGCAGTACGCGGTGGACACCGCGATCCAGGTCCACGGTGCCCGCGCCCTCGAACGCGGGCACCTGCTGGAACACCTCTACCGCGAAGTGCGCGCGCCCCGCATCTACGAGGGCGCCTCCGAGGTCCAGCGCGAGATCATCGCGCGGGGGCTGTTCCCAAAGCCGCGGTGA
- a CDS encoding RidA family protein has protein sequence MDGPVSAHRIVVAPELAEPVGFAHAVVAAPGRTVYLGGQTAQGRDGEIVGETIAEQFDVAAGNVTAALRAAGGQPGDLVSLLFYVTDVPAYRAALKELAPLYRKHFGRHYPAIALLGVAELFDPAAKLELVGTAVIADG, from the coding sequence ATGGACGGGCCGGTGAGCGCGCACCGGATCGTGGTCGCGCCGGAGCTGGCGGAGCCGGTCGGCTTCGCGCACGCGGTGGTGGCCGCGCCGGGGCGCACGGTCTACCTCGGCGGGCAGACCGCGCAGGGCCGCGACGGCGAGATCGTCGGCGAAACGATCGCCGAGCAGTTCGACGTGGCCGCCGGGAACGTGACCGCCGCGCTGCGAGCCGCCGGTGGACAGCCCGGCGACCTGGTGTCGCTGCTGTTCTACGTGACCGACGTGCCCGCCTACCGGGCGGCGCTGAAGGAGCTGGCGCCGCTGTACCGCAAGCACTTCGGACGGCACTACCCGGCGATCGCGCTGCTGGGCGTGGCCGAGTTGTTCGATCCCGCGGCGAAGCTCGAACTGGTCGGCACGGCGGTGATCGCCGATGGGTGA
- a CDS encoding enoyl-CoA hydratase family protein gives MSPFRASPGFTGQWAHFDFEVADGVATVTLNRPEKLNALTFDVYADLRDLLAELPHRGDAKVLVIAGQGRGFCSGGDVEEIIGELQKFDTAQLLEFTRMTGAVVKALRECPLPVLASINGIAAGAGSVIALASDFRLMARSAAFAFLFTKVGLAGADMGSAYLLPRVVGLGRATELLMLGDKIRAEKAEQIGLASQVVDDEQLPAATTELARRLADGPALAYSTTKVLLTRELDMDLGSSIELEAMTQALLMTSKDHGEFYRAWTAGRSPQWTGR, from the coding sequence ATGAGCCCGTTCCGCGCTTCGCCCGGCTTCACCGGGCAGTGGGCGCATTTCGACTTCGAGGTGGCCGATGGCGTCGCGACCGTCACACTGAACCGGCCGGAGAAGCTCAACGCGCTGACCTTCGACGTCTACGCCGACCTGCGTGACCTGCTCGCCGAGCTGCCGCACCGCGGGGACGCGAAGGTGCTGGTGATCGCCGGCCAGGGGCGCGGCTTCTGCTCGGGCGGGGACGTCGAAGAGATCATCGGCGAGCTGCAGAAGTTCGACACCGCGCAGTTGCTGGAGTTCACCAGGATGACCGGCGCCGTGGTCAAGGCGCTGCGCGAGTGCCCGCTGCCGGTGCTCGCGTCGATCAACGGGATCGCCGCGGGAGCCGGTTCGGTGATCGCGCTGGCCAGCGACTTCCGGCTGATGGCGCGCTCGGCCGCGTTCGCCTTCCTGTTCACGAAGGTCGGCCTGGCCGGGGCGGACATGGGCTCGGCGTACCTGCTGCCGCGAGTGGTCGGGCTCGGCCGCGCGACCGAGCTGCTGATGCTGGGCGACAAGATCCGCGCCGAGAAGGCCGAGCAGATCGGCCTCGCCTCGCAGGTGGTCGACGACGAGCAGCTGCCAGCCGCGACCACCGAGCTGGCCCGCCGCCTCGCCGACGGCCCGGCGCTGGCGTATTCGACCACCAAGGTGCTGCTCACCAGGGAACTCGACATGGACCTCGGCAGCTCGATCGAGCTGGAGGCGATGACGCAGGCGCTGTTGATGACCAGCAAGGACCACGGCGAGTTCTACCGCGCGTGGACGGCGGGGAGGAGTCCGCAATGGACGGGCCGGTGA
- a CDS encoding SDR family NAD(P)-dependent oxidoreductase, with protein sequence MSRLVVVTGGTRGIGAAIAARFADAGDRVVAPGRKDCDVTDEAAVTAFFADVGPVDVLVNNAGVSTSAPLTRTSLADWRAQHEVNATGAFLCTRAVLPSMRERDSGRIVTVASTAGHAGYRYTAGYTASKHAAVGLTRAVAAEVAGTGVTSNAVCPAFVRTDMTRTSIERISDSTGRDAAQAEAALAAASPLGRLLEPEEVAFAVAFLAAPEAAAVNGQTIVLDGGGIQL encoded by the coding sequence ATGAGCAGGCTCGTGGTGGTCACCGGCGGCACACGCGGCATCGGCGCCGCCATCGCCGCGCGGTTCGCCGACGCCGGGGACCGCGTCGTCGCGCCCGGCCGCAAGGACTGCGACGTGACCGACGAAGCCGCGGTGACCGCCTTCTTCGCCGACGTCGGCCCGGTCGACGTGCTGGTCAACAACGCGGGCGTCTCGACGAGCGCGCCCCTGACCCGGACCTCGCTCGCGGACTGGCGGGCGCAGCACGAGGTCAACGCGACCGGCGCCTTCCTGTGCACCCGGGCCGTGCTGCCGAGCATGCGCGAACGCGACTCGGGCCGGATCGTCACCGTGGCCTCGACCGCCGGGCACGCCGGTTACCGCTACACCGCCGGCTACACCGCGTCCAAGCACGCGGCGGTGGGCCTGACCAGGGCGGTCGCCGCCGAGGTCGCGGGCACCGGGGTCACCTCGAACGCGGTCTGCCCGGCGTTCGTGCGCACCGACATGACCCGCACGTCGATCGAGCGCATCAGCGACTCGACCGGCCGCGACGCGGCGCAGGCCGAAGCGGCGCTGGCTGCCGCGTCGCCGCTCGGGCGGCTGCTCGAGCCCGAGGAGGTGGCCTTCGCGGTCGCCTTTCTCGCCGCACCCGAGGCCGCCGCGGTCAACGGGCAGACGATCGTTCTCGACGGAGGTGGGATCCAGCTATGA
- a CDS encoding benzoate-CoA ligase family protein, translating to MYSNITSYFLDRNEGSRTALITPERTVTYAELSALSNRSGNALHALGVRSGQRVLLALNDGIEFVAAWYGAQKIGAVTAEVYTFLQPKDYAYFLNYTEAVVVIADATTLGPLREAGARDLVVAGVNQSELRPGEHSLETLLAEASDQLEPVETPDDATAIWKFTTGSTGAPKACTHTRRSPIRSFELYAKEVLGINADDKVLGVPKLFFGYARDLVAMFPFGVGGSGIVFPERTTPELLFRLIAEHRPTILVNVPTMMSAMLAHPSAADQDLSCLRLCTSAGEALPAEVHRKWDETFGVEVVDGIGSSEAYHIFLSNRPGAAKRGSLGREVPGYSARVIDDSGTELPDGEIGTLEVTGPTIAGEYWGDAEKSARTFHGDTLRSGDLFSRDTDGFFTHHGRADDLLKIGGIFVAPSEIENCLLGHPEVVECAALGYEQDGLTRVRAFVVRNGTVTEDELREYGRARLAGHKYPREIVFVDSLPRTANGKLDRRALRTEDR from the coding sequence ATGTACTCGAACATCACCTCGTACTTCCTGGACCGCAACGAAGGCTCGCGAACCGCGTTGATCACGCCGGAGCGGACGGTCACCTACGCCGAACTCAGCGCGCTGAGCAACCGGTCCGGGAACGCGCTGCACGCCCTCGGAGTCCGCAGTGGACAGCGGGTGCTGCTGGCGCTGAACGACGGGATCGAATTCGTCGCCGCGTGGTACGGCGCGCAGAAAATAGGCGCGGTCACCGCCGAGGTCTACACCTTCCTGCAGCCCAAGGACTACGCGTACTTCCTGAACTACACCGAGGCTGTTGTGGTGATCGCCGACGCGACCACGCTGGGCCCGTTGCGGGAAGCGGGTGCGCGCGACCTCGTGGTCGCCGGGGTCAACCAGAGCGAGCTGCGGCCAGGTGAGCATTCGCTGGAGACCTTGCTCGCCGAGGCCTCTGACCAGCTCGAACCGGTCGAGACGCCCGACGACGCCACCGCGATCTGGAAGTTCACCACCGGCAGCACCGGCGCGCCCAAGGCGTGCACGCACACGCGCCGCAGCCCGATCCGCAGTTTCGAGCTGTACGCCAAGGAAGTGCTCGGCATCAACGCCGATGACAAGGTGCTCGGTGTGCCGAAGCTGTTCTTCGGTTACGCCCGCGACCTGGTCGCGATGTTCCCGTTCGGCGTCGGCGGCTCCGGCATCGTGTTCCCCGAGCGCACCACGCCGGAGCTGCTCTTCCGGCTGATCGCCGAGCACCGGCCGACGATCCTGGTCAACGTGCCGACGATGATGAGCGCCATGCTGGCCCACCCGTCGGCCGCCGACCAGGACCTCAGCTGCCTGCGGCTGTGCACCTCGGCCGGTGAGGCGCTGCCCGCCGAAGTGCACCGGAAATGGGATGAAACCTTCGGCGTCGAAGTGGTCGACGGAATCGGTTCGTCCGAGGCCTACCACATCTTTTTGTCGAACAGACCGGGTGCGGCCAAGCGCGGCAGCCTCGGCCGCGAAGTACCCGGATATTCGGCACGGGTCATCGACGATTCCGGGACCGAGTTGCCCGACGGCGAAATCGGCACACTGGAAGTCACCGGCCCGACGATCGCCGGGGAATACTGGGGCGACGCCGAAAAGTCCGCCCGCACTTTCCACGGCGACACTCTCCGTTCCGGCGATTTGTTCAGCCGCGACACCGACGGGTTCTTCACCCATCACGGCCGCGCTGACGACCTGCTCAAGATCGGCGGCATCTTCGTCGCCCCGAGCGAAATCGAGAACTGCCTGCTGGGCCATCCCGAGGTCGTCGAATGCGCGGCGCTCGGTTACGAGCAGGACGGGCTGACCCGCGTGCGCGCCTTCGTCGTGCGGAACGGCACGGTCACCGAGGACGAGCTGCGCGAATACGGCCGCGCGCGCCTGGCCGGGCACAAGTACCCGCGCGAGATCGTCTTCGTGGACAGCCTGCCGCGCACAGCCAACGGCAAGCTCGATCGCCGCGCGCTGCGGACGGAGGACCGATGA
- a CDS encoding creatininase family protein, with protein sequence MYFAELTSPEVEALRSGSRTPVLLLPVGAVEPHGPHAPLGTDPLISQGMCERAARRLDGDPEVRVLILPALPYGVTRFARGFAGGVHVGAETLFALVTDVCRALAEQGLDRVVIVNNHFEPEHVATLRRAAESAGAAYLDLVRRRNAERLTEEFRSGSCHAGRYETSLVLADRPDLVDTAAMRALPAVPVDLPSAMRAGQADFRDMGMTAAYCGAPAEATAEEGAETFETLTTMLVETIRAAAKGA encoded by the coding sequence ATGTACTTCGCCGAGCTGACCTCTCCCGAAGTCGAAGCCCTGCGGTCGGGCTCGCGCACGCCGGTGCTGCTGCTGCCGGTGGGCGCCGTCGAACCCCACGGCCCGCACGCGCCGCTCGGCACCGACCCGCTGATCTCGCAGGGCATGTGCGAGCGCGCGGCCCGGCGCCTCGACGGTGATCCGGAGGTGCGCGTGCTGATCCTGCCCGCGCTCCCCTACGGCGTGACCCGGTTCGCGCGGGGCTTCGCCGGCGGGGTCCACGTCGGCGCGGAAACGCTGTTCGCGCTGGTCACCGACGTGTGCCGGGCGCTCGCCGAGCAGGGTCTCGACCGCGTGGTGATCGTGAACAACCACTTCGAACCCGAGCACGTGGCCACGCTGCGCCGCGCGGCCGAGTCGGCCGGGGCCGCCTACCTCGACCTGGTGCGGCGCCGCAACGCGGAACGGCTCACCGAGGAGTTCCGGAGCGGTTCGTGCCACGCCGGGCGGTACGAGACCTCGCTGGTGCTCGCCGACCGGCCGGACCTCGTCGACACCGCGGCCATGCGCGCCCTGCCCGCCGTGCCGGTCGACCTGCCGTCGGCGATGCGGGCCGGGCAGGCCGACTTCCGCGACATGGGCATGACCGCCGCGTATTGCGGCGCACCGGCCGAAGCGACCGCCGAAGAAGGCGCCGAAACCTTCGAAACCTTGACCACCATGCTCGTCGAAACCATTCGCGCGGCCGCGAAGGGGGCGTGA
- a CDS encoding FAD-dependent monooxygenase: MKVCVLGAGPAGLYLSILLKKADPAHEIEIFERNAPGATFGWGVVFSEETLGELRDADYATFLRITDTFARWDAIDIRYRGEVLRSRGHGFSAIARKKLLAILQERCRELGVVLHFETSVEDPAELPEADLVVAADGVNSVLRRSRDFGTRSAPQGGKYIWYGTDLVLDAFRFSFAETEHGLIQTHSYPFDEHTSTVIVECPEPTWRAAGLDRMSEEESINFCEELFARDLAGHRLLSNKSAWLSFPRIRNRRWSDGNVVLLGDSAHTAHFSIGSGTKLAMEDAVSLANAFVRHGHHDRAAIRAALVHYELERRPVVDRFQQAAADSAGYFERVRHHTGLPPRQFAVNLLTRSGRISHANLAMRDPEFVRRADLDFAGEPDRLFAPPPFLTPLRLGKAVIPNRLVVTGEPRGAGLVRTEPIAVSEDGRITPETPVGVGSWPVGEVHESGALVMACLTHAGRRGATRPARYGVDVPLPENEAWPLVSASAVPYGPLSQVPKAAGEAELNRIRDEFASAAAEAATAGFDLLELDFAQGRLLASFLSPLTNPAEDRLRFPLEVLAACREAWPEERPLVVRLTVDDWAPRGATIEDGVAYARAFAEAGASMIHVEAGQTVAESRPVYRRGFLTTLSDRVRAEAAVPTLVGGHLTTTDEVNTVLAAGRADLCLLDVPVEA; this comes from the coding sequence ATGAAGGTCTGCGTGCTGGGTGCCGGGCCGGCGGGGCTGTACCTGTCGATCCTGCTCAAGAAGGCCGACCCGGCACACGAGATCGAGATCTTCGAGCGCAACGCGCCGGGCGCGACCTTCGGCTGGGGTGTGGTCTTCTCCGAAGAAACCCTCGGCGAACTGCGCGACGCCGACTACGCCACGTTCCTGCGGATCACCGACACCTTCGCGCGCTGGGACGCCATCGACATCCGCTACCGGGGCGAGGTGCTGCGCTCGCGAGGGCACGGCTTCTCCGCGATCGCGCGCAAGAAACTGCTCGCCATCCTGCAGGAACGCTGCCGCGAGCTGGGCGTCGTGCTGCACTTCGAGACCAGCGTCGAGGACCCCGCCGAGTTGCCGGAGGCCGATCTGGTGGTCGCCGCCGACGGGGTCAACAGCGTGCTGCGGCGCTCCCGCGACTTCGGCACGCGCTCGGCACCGCAGGGCGGCAAGTACATCTGGTACGGCACGGACCTGGTGCTCGACGCCTTCCGGTTCAGCTTCGCCGAGACCGAGCACGGCCTGATCCAGACCCACTCCTACCCGTTCGACGAGCACACGAGCACGGTCATCGTCGAGTGCCCCGAGCCGACCTGGCGGGCCGCGGGCCTGGACCGGATGAGCGAAGAGGAGAGCATCAACTTCTGCGAGGAGCTGTTCGCCCGCGACCTCGCCGGGCACCGCCTGCTGTCGAACAAGTCGGCCTGGCTCAGCTTCCCGCGCATCCGGAACCGCCGCTGGAGCGACGGCAACGTGGTGCTGCTCGGCGACTCGGCGCACACCGCGCACTTCTCCATCGGCTCGGGCACCAAGCTCGCCATGGAGGACGCGGTCTCGCTGGCCAACGCGTTCGTGCGGCACGGCCACCACGACCGGGCCGCGATCCGGGCCGCGCTGGTGCACTACGAACTGGAGCGGCGGCCGGTGGTGGACCGCTTCCAGCAGGCCGCGGCCGACAGCGCCGGGTACTTCGAGCGGGTCCGGCACCACACCGGCCTGCCGCCGCGGCAGTTCGCGGTCAACCTGCTCACGCGCAGCGGCCGGATCAGCCACGCCAATCTCGCGATGCGTGATCCGGAGTTCGTCCGGCGGGCTGACCTCGACTTCGCGGGCGAGCCGGACCGGCTGTTCGCGCCGCCCCCGTTCCTCACGCCGCTGCGGCTCGGCAAGGCGGTCATCCCGAACCGGCTCGTGGTCACGGGTGAACCGCGGGGTGCGGGGCTGGTGCGCACCGAGCCGATCGCGGTGTCCGAGGACGGGCGCATCACGCCGGAAACGCCGGTCGGCGTCGGCTCCTGGCCGGTCGGTGAGGTGCACGAGTCGGGTGCGCTGGTGATGGCCTGCCTCACGCACGCCGGCCGGCGCGGCGCGACCCGGCCCGCGCGGTACGGCGTCGACGTGCCGTTGCCGGAGAACGAGGCCTGGCCGTTGGTGTCGGCGTCGGCGGTGCCGTACGGGCCGTTGAGCCAGGTGCCGAAGGCCGCCGGCGAGGCGGAGCTGAACCGGATTCGCGATGAGTTCGCCTCGGCGGCTGCTGAGGCCGCGACCGCCGGGTTCGACCTGCTCGAGCTGGATTTCGCGCAGGGCAGGCTGCTCGCGAGCTTCCTGTCACCGTTAACCAATCCGGCCGAGGACCGGCTCCGCTTCCCACTGGAGGTGCTGGCCGCGTGCCGGGAGGCGTGGCCGGAGGAGCGCCCGCTCGTGGTCCGGCTGACCGTCGACGACTGGGCGCCACGCGGGGCCACGATCGAGGACGGCGTGGCGTACGCGCGGGCGTTCGCGGAGGCGGGCGCGTCGATGATCCACGTCGAGGCCGGGCAGACCGTCGCCGAGAGCAGGCCGGTGTACCGCCGGGGCTTTCTCACCACGCTCAGCGACCGCGTCCGCGCCGAAGCAGCCGTGCCAACGCTTGTTGGTGGACACCTGACCACCACGGACGAGGTCAACACCGTGCTCGCCGCCGGACGGGCCGACCTATGCCTGCTCGACGTTCCGGTGGAGGCGTGA
- a CDS encoding LLM class flavin-dependent oxidoreductase, whose translation MKVGIGLPNTTPDATGRLLAEWARRADDGPFSTVAVLDRLVYDSVEPFTALAAAAAVTERVRLATNIAIGPLRSGAMLAKQADSVARLSGGRFTLGLGVGARRDDYTAAEADHRTRGERLSAQLAHLRAENTDIELLVGGSSGAAFARMARYADGFAHGGGPPRAFASAATRARAAWHDLGRPGTPKLWGQGYFALGDPDRGSAYLRDYYAFTGPFAETIAAANLTSARAIKDFVRGYAAEGCDELILFPTVSDLDEVDRLAEVLA comes from the coding sequence ATGAAGGTCGGAATCGGACTGCCGAACACCACCCCGGACGCGACCGGCCGGCTGCTGGCCGAGTGGGCGCGGCGGGCCGACGACGGCCCGTTCTCCACCGTCGCCGTGCTGGACCGCCTGGTCTACGACAGCGTCGAGCCGTTCACCGCGCTCGCCGCGGCGGCCGCGGTCACCGAGCGGGTGCGGCTGGCCACCAACATCGCGATCGGCCCGCTGCGCAGCGGGGCGATGCTCGCCAAGCAGGCGGACTCGGTGGCGCGCCTGAGCGGCGGCCGGTTCACCCTCGGCCTGGGCGTCGGCGCCCGGCGCGACGACTACACCGCCGCCGAGGCCGACCACCGCACCCGCGGCGAACGCCTGTCCGCGCAGCTCGCGCACCTGCGCGCGGAGAACACCGATATCGAGCTGCTGGTCGGCGGCAGCAGCGGCGCGGCGTTCGCCAGGATGGCCCGCTACGCCGACGGGTTCGCCCACGGCGGCGGCCCGCCGCGCGCGTTCGCCTCCGCGGCGACCAGGGCCCGAGCCGCCTGGCACGACCTCGGCCGCCCCGGCACGCCGAAGCTCTGGGGCCAGGGCTACTTCGCGCTCGGCGACCCGGACCGCGGGTCCGCCTACCTGCGCGACTACTACGCCTTCACCGGCCCGTTCGCCGAGACCATCGCCGCGGCCAACCTGACCAGCGCCCGCGCGATCAAGGACTTCGTCCGCGGGTACGCGGCCGAGGGCTGCGACGAGCTGATCCTCTTCCCCACCGTTTCCGACCTCGACGAAGTCGACCGGCTGGCCGAGGTGCTGGCATGA
- a CDS encoding PaaX family transcriptional regulator C-terminal domain-containing protein, with protein MTLLGGYAEPRRTRRVWSGGLVALLAELGFSEGAARIALTRVVRRDLLERHKDGRRVYYRLTRRTLSVLEDGDRRIFSLGRTVARAGDWTVLWHQIPDDRRVARERLVRRLRFLGFGSVQDGTWLAPHDREREVLDLLRELEVTAHAGLMLGKPSAGLDIGVFAARAWDLDDLAARYRAFVAEFEGYADERARAGLDDAAAFALRTRLLHLFREFPARDPELPGEIVPAPAGRDRAVELFHHLQAALAPAAQRHFDEVTTP; from the coding sequence ATGACCCTGCTCGGCGGGTACGCCGAACCGCGGCGCACCCGCCGGGTCTGGTCGGGCGGGCTGGTCGCGCTGCTCGCCGAACTCGGCTTCTCCGAGGGTGCGGCCCGCATCGCGCTGACCCGCGTGGTCCGCCGCGACCTGCTCGAACGGCACAAGGACGGCAGGCGCGTCTACTACCGGCTGACCCGGCGGACGCTGTCCGTGCTGGAGGACGGCGACCGGCGGATCTTCTCCCTCGGGCGCACTGTGGCGCGCGCCGGCGACTGGACCGTGCTCTGGCACCAGATCCCGGACGACCGCCGCGTCGCGCGGGAGCGGCTGGTGCGGCGGCTGCGGTTCCTCGGCTTCGGCTCGGTGCAGGACGGCACGTGGCTGGCGCCGCACGATCGTGAGCGGGAGGTGCTGGACCTGCTGCGTGAGCTGGAGGTGACCGCGCACGCTGGGCTCATGCTCGGCAAGCCGTCCGCCGGGCTCGACATCGGGGTCTTCGCCGCGCGTGCCTGGGACCTCGACGACCTGGCCGCCCGCTACCGCGCGTTTGTCGCCGAGTTCGAGGGCTATGCCGATGAGCGGGCCCGCGCCGGGCTTGATGACGCGGCCGCGTTCGCCCTGCGCACGCGGCTGCTCCACCTCTTCCGGGAGTTCCCGGCCAGGGATCCGGAGCTGCCCGGGGAGATCGTGCCGGCCCCCGCCGGTCGCGACCGGGCGGTCGAGCTGTTCCACCACCTGCAGGCGGCACTGGCCCCCGCCGCGCAACGACACTTCGACGAGGTGACCACCCCATGA